The following DNA comes from Shinella zoogloeoides.
ATCATATCGAAGAAGACGCGATCGTCGTCGCCGAGATGGGGTTGCCGACTGATGCGCTCGAGCGACTGTTCGATCTCAAGGGCGAGCGGAACTTCACGCTGATATTCAATCCTGCGCCTGTACGTCACGGGCTGACGAGGGACGCTTGGTCGAAGGTGGACTTCGTCACTCCGAACGAGTCAGAGGCATTCGAACTGACGGGCATCGAGATCGTGTCGATGGAGGCGGCGCGGCAAGCTGCGGATGCCTTGCTGTCGCTTGGCCCGAAGGCGGCTCTCATCACCCTCGGTGAACGAGGAGCATTCTTCTCCGACGGAAACCAGACGTTCGTCGTTCCCGCCTTTCCCGTAGTCGTGGTCGATACGACTGCAGCAGGAGATGCCTTCAACGGTGGGTTTGCTGCAGCGCTCGCTACAGGCTCCTCGATCCGCGATGCCGTACGACAGGCGATGGCGGTAGCCGCGCTTTGCGTGACCCGACGAGGGGCTCAGCAGGCCATGCCCTCGGCTGTCGAGGTGGATCAGTTTCTCAATCACAAAACACTTCTGGAGATATGATGACAAACTCTCTTTTTGAAATGTCCGGCAAGACGGTCTTGGTGACTGGTGCGGGTGGCGGGATCGGTGCCGCAATCACCGGAGCATTTCTCGAAAGCGGCGCTACCGTCGTTGCTACGGATGCCAACAAGGATGCCTTGGAACGGACGCTCGCCACGATCGAGGGTGGAGATCGCGTACTGGCATTGTCGATGGATGTGACCAGCGAAGCAGACATCGGCCGGGTGATGGACACCGTGGCTGAGCGCTTCGGCCGGATCGATGTTCTCGTGAACAACGCAGGCATCAAGTCCGGAGAAAAGCTCCTGTCCGGTGACACTAGCAAGATTGAAAAGACCATGGAGATCAACTCCGGTGCGGTGCTGCTTTGCTCCAAGCTCGTGGTCAATCGGTTCATGAAGGATGGCGGCGGCCGCATCGTAAACATCGGGTCATCGCTTTCCTCGCAGGGTGCCGTGTTCAACTATCAGGCAGGCGGTGCCGACTATTGCTATTCCAAGGCTGTGGTTCACGACCTGACAAAGCTACTCGCATACGAGTGCGCACCTCTTGGCATCAATGTGAATGGTGTGGCGCCTGGAATCATCGATACGCCAATGCACGGACGCCCCCGCGAGGAAACGGAAGCACGCCACGCCGGGCGGATCCCTCTCGCCCGTGTTGGAACGCCCGA
Coding sequences within:
- a CDS encoding ribokinase, which produces MSTRPLIFFGTTNLDLCFNVERLPTPGESLIGSLSRNPGGKGANQAVAAARLGVTPRLFSRLGDDDAGVELLRSLVSAGVDTQAVQIAVGEVSGSALVMVGDDGGNMIVIDPGANARVTPEIIEAGCDHIEEDAIVVAEMGLPTDALERLFDLKGERNFTLIFNPAPVRHGLTRDAWSKVDFVTPNESEAFELTGIEIVSMEAARQAADALLSLGPKAALITLGERGAFFSDGNQTFVVPAFPVVVVDTTAAGDAFNGGFAAALATGSSIRDAVRQAMAVAALCVTRRGAQQAMPSAVEVDQFLNHKTLLEI
- a CDS encoding SDR family oxidoreductase: MMTNSLFEMSGKTVLVTGAGGGIGAAITGAFLESGATVVATDANKDALERTLATIEGGDRVLALSMDVTSEADIGRVMDTVAERFGRIDVLVNNAGIKSGEKLLSGDTSKIEKTMEINSGAVLLCSKLVVNRFMKDGGGRIVNIGSSLSSQGAVFNYQAGGADYCYSKAVVHDLTKLLAYECAPLGINVNGVAPGIIDTPMHGRPREETEARHAGRIPLARVGTPEDVAGLAVFLATPAATYITGQIVHVNGGMLMNG